TCCATCATGTAACACTTTAGTTTATGTGAACAATTTTTTTTATCGTTTATATAAACTTGTATAGTCTTATTTAATCGAAAAATTATCCATCTCAATATTCTCATACATCTGAAATAGCAATTCTATTTTAGACATAGACGTCACATCATAATCCCCTTGGAGGATGTTTTTTCAAGGTAGAATCACTGGAAATGAAGGATGATACTACCCCAccatattatttttttaaaatttatctaccttttaaaaaaaactcaaacattacataagttaaaaaaaataaatttattaatattaaaaaaccaaACATTAATaagttaaaaaaacataaactaaaACGTCCTGGGGaaggggggagggggggggggaggcGAAGTGGTGTTTCGGCCGACGCCGTTCCTTGATGAGGCGGGGACGATGCCCATATCACACAGCCTTAGAATGTTTATACTAGTTACTAGGTTAGAAACCCGATTTGTATAGATTTTAACATGTAAGCTGTATGAAATAAGaaaatattttgttttttctttttggtTATTTTATGCATTAACCttaaaatatcaaataaaataataataaaaactttTTGTTTGAAAGAACAAATAAAATAATGCACGATTCAAAAGAATGATCCCTCTTCAAAAACCGAAGAAACAAACAACAACCAACTCCTCCGGCGAAACTCACCGGACTTCTTCACCGAAACTCACCGGACTTCTTCACCGGCCCTCTCTCTCCTCCACTTTCATCTCCTCTACAAACACTAGCCACGCCAATCTCTCTCCTCTCGGTCTAATTCCACACACACCGACCGTACTTCACATGGCTGAAACGCCGCCGTTTCATCCGGTTTCCATTTCTCACCGTTCGATCTCAGATCTCCTGTTAACCGACTCAAATTGACAGTAATCTGAACCTAAAACTAGAAAATTATGGCTGCCGGAAGAGTGTTGTTGGAGAAACTGTGGAGGATTGTACGGACGGTGTATGTTGTGGCGGTGATGGTAACGTCATTGTTAGTGTTATCCCTACCGGTTTTGCTTGCAATTGGTGATGTATTGGTTCCTAGTGTTTTGATTTCGAGGCTTATGTGTGTTAGATGCTACAGTTTTGAAGAGCATATGGCTAGATACTCGTTTAGAAGTTCGTTGATGGATGTTCCTGTGGTTTCAGTTATCAGATCTCTCATAATCACCTGTATGTGTATGCATAATTCTTTTTAtttctgttttgttttgttcTGTACACATTTGTTTGTCCGTTTTGTATAGTCTTCTGTTTAATTGTTTGATTGACTATGAACTTTAAGCTACTGTAATGTGCATATTAGTTCTTCTATTTTTGGAATGATGTGTATTAGTATTGATTTGATTTTGTGCAGGTTTTGGTGTTTGTTGTAGCTcttatttcttttaatttttgAATAGTTTTGTGTAACTGCAGTTTTTTAGAAGTTATTATCTGATACCCGTTTTGAAGTTCATCGACCGATATTCTTGTGATAATCATCATAATGCagatatttgtttgtttattttgtatAATTTTATGTTTAATTAACTATAAACTTTAAGCTACTGTAATGTGCATTAGTAATTGTTTACCTTGTGCGATTGTGTATTTGAATTAATTTGATTTTGTGCAGGTTTTGGTGTTTTTAGTAGCTCTTATTTCTTCTAAATTTTTAGAAGTTATTATCTGATATTTGTTTAGAAGTTGATTGACCGATATTCATGTGGTTTCGGTGATAAGATATCTTATAATTACCTGTATGTATGCAAGTTTAGTTCGCTGTGTACATTTGTGTTTTACTTCATACTGCACATGTTTTGATCAGTGCTTAAAATTATAGGTATTATTATCATCATAATGCACATATTTCTTTGTCTGttttgtataattttttttttttgtttaattaaCTATGAACTTTAAGCTACTGTCACGTGTATTAGTAAAATTGTTTACCTTGTGCTATAGTATATTTGTATTAATTTGATTTGTGCATGTTTTGGTGTTTTTAGTAGCTcttatttcattttattttttaaatggtTTTGTGTAACTGCAAATTTTTAgctatgttgtcaaagacgcaaggcgcaggcgaggcgaggcgcataggcctcgcttggagcctaggcgcaaggcgcaaaaaagcGAGGGCTTTTTTAAGAAAGGCGCCATAGAGGAAAAATATTAAAAGATATATTATGCTTTGAAAATTAACACAATTCCacatataaaataaagaaacgatTATAAAAGCCATTTAATTTTGGTGTTTTAACTTTTAAAAAAGATGAGTATGGTCTGGTGGTGGCTGATTAGATTAAAAAGGACAAGGAGACGCATCTTTATCCAATGGTTAAAAGGTTGACTTTTCAAGTCAGTTGAAACAATGGTTTAAAGCTGTGAAAAAGCTGTAAAAAGCTTTAAAAAAATAGCATAAAAAAGGAAAGGAGCGCCTGACAGAATTAAGCCCACGTTTTTCTCTCGCTGCGTCTGGTTCCGTGCGCGCGCCTGGGCACCGTTTTTACAAAAAAAGCCCAGATTTGCGCCTAAGCTACCATCAGGCGCTATAGCCTCGCCTCGCTGCTCCTGAGCGCCTAGGCGCGCGCCCGgtgcgcttttgacaacatagattTTTAGAAGTTATTATCTGATCCTCATTTAGAAGTTCATTGACTGATATTCCGGTTGTATGGCTGCCTGCATATATTTTTGTTTGGGGGCATTTGCTTCATACTGTACATATTCTGATTATTGCTCAAAGTTACAGCCATCATGATAATGCACACATTTGTTTGTCTGTTTTTTATAATTGACCTCTTTATTAGCTATGAACTTCAAGCTACTGTATTTGTGCATTAGATAATTGTTTACCTTGTGCTATTATATGTTTGAATTAGTTTGATTATGTGCAAGTTTCGGTGTATTTAGTAGCTAATCTGTTTTCGTTTTTAAATGTTTGTCTACCTGCAAATTTTTGGTCAATTTTGCACTTAAAAATAAGGTTCATAACAACTTGTCAAGTAAAGTTGCTATTACATATCACCATCATACTCAGTtaatctcaccaatagcaaagcaaaggtacggtctgaggagggtaagatgtagacagccttacctctaccccttACGAAtggagaggctgcttccagtgagaccctcggctccatagtagttttgcatcaagccttggacataaggcgcATAACTCTCAGCAAAAAGGCCGATTAGGGCATGTACCCcctttgtctttcggctatcaacgccactacatgatgcatgattaaccgtcccccgctattaacgttattttcacgaaattagtaaaataatgttaaaattagtgcaatttcacttttgctcCCCAAGGGCCCaccgcccacacatatatacaattatacattatatgtgcacaccgcaagcggggcgtaaAAGTTGTAATTACATATCTAGATGTCAAATGCTGTTATAGTGACATTACTTGATTACACATGGGTTTCTTGAAATCATTGAGTTATACTTTTTTTGCTGCATATAAAAGTGAAACTCTGATAATGATGTGTCTTAGATAGTGCTTTTGTCCTCCTTGCTCTCCTCTTACCTTTTCCTTTAATTGATTGTCATCTTTGCTAATCAAATAAGATAATCAAAAGAAATAAAATCTTGAAGTGTTTCTTTGCATGTAGACCGTGTAGCCATAAATAAGATGGATCCGTAATTTTACACATGTCGCTTTTAATTAGGCAATGAGTCAATGACTGAGAACATTTATCATGACAATTCGTTAGTTGCACCAATTTCTTTCTTGGTTGATTTAGAAAATATTGATATTGGTACTGAAGTATGAATGCTGATGTCCTTTTTTATGAGTGCTATAAGTATAACAATTCCATTTGCGACTGTAGGTGTTTATATGATCTGTGATGGTTCTCTGCTCTCACACGGTCAATATCTTGGAACAGTGGCATTGTGCTCTGCCTTATCAGTTCTTATTTTATCAGCTAAAGTGTGTGTTTTCACTGTCAATTCACAACTAGAAACTGAACCTTCATCTTCTCCTTCAAGACAAAGGCTTCATTTTAAGAAATCATGGGGAATGCCTGTACTGTTTCTATCATCTGTAGTTTTTGCTCTCGGGCATATGATTATTGCTTATCGAGCTAGCTGCAGAGCACGAAGAAAACTCATGCTTCACCGAATTGATCCTGAATCAGTATGTATAGTCACCTATTTTATCTAAACTATGGCACAATCATTAATtctagagtaaaatgccattttcgttccttaggtttggccagttttgcgactttcgtccaaaggtttgtttttccgcacctggatccaaaaggtttgaaatcttgccattttcatttggctcgttaactccatccatttttctctgttaaggcaggggtattttcatcttttttgttaacttaagggTATTTTTTGTCTTTTCTGATTACTTGTACATGCTAAaagcttgtacataaagtgaaaaagatcgaattgccctttaagttaacaaaaggACGAAAATATTCCTTCCTTAACggaaaaaaatggatggagttaacgagccagatgaaaatggcaagattttaaaccttttggaccaagatgcagaaaaacaaacctttggatgaaagtcgtaAAACTCGCCAAACCTCACGGACAAAAATGGTTTTTTACTCTTAATTCTAAGTTgattcttattattattaatatgtaGGTTCTTTCGAGCAAGAATTTGTTTACATCTGTGTATGCTAAAGTGCCACGATCACCAACTCCTGCTGTCAGGGCACCAAAAAGTGAGAGTGAAATCAGACGAAAACCCGTGGGTCAAGTTCAAGTTCGTACTGATGGTGAACTTCCGGTTCGATTCCTCGCTGACGTGGACAGTCTATTCATGGGTTGCCAGGGTGTCACACTTCACTATAAAATTAGTATGCCTAGTCCACCTTCACGTACACTATCCTCTACCCTGCTCGAAAGGCCATTATTAAATGTTATTTCAAAAACCCAATATCAACGTCACAGGAGCTTTAGcaatgttattttgaaaacccaaTATCACACATCTCCTCTGCATTCTCCTTTATTAGACGGTATTAATTCCGGTGATGTGCTTTCTCAAGAAATTCCTGTTTTCAGTTTAGACGAAGGGAACGATGAGAATGTTACTATGAAATCTGTTTCTCACTCGCTTGAAAGAGTTTCTGAAGTAAATGGACAGTTCGGGATTGTTTTGGTGCATGGGTTTGGAGGGGGAGTATTCTCATGGAGGCATGTTATGGGTGAGTTGTCTCGGAACGTTAAGTGTATTGTGGCGGCTTTTGACCGCCCTGGTTGGGGTTTGACTTCAAGAACAAAGCGAGATGAATGGGAGTCGAATAATTTGCCCAACCCTTACATGCTTGATGCTCAGGTAATGTATCCAAATGTTCTAAATTTTTATCATAGTAACAtcttttagagtaaaatgccgtTTTTGTTCCTGAGGTTTGGCTGGTTTTTGTGagtttcgtccaaaggtttgtttttccgcatctggatccaaaaggtttgaaatcttgccattttcatccagctcgttaactccatctattttcttcgttaagtcaggggtatttccgtcttttttgttaacttaaaagggcaattcggtctttttcactttatgtaaaaagaccgaacaCCCCTGATAaaaaccgaattgccctttaagttaacaaaaaagttGGAAATAACCCTGgcttaacgaagaaaaatggatggagttaacgagttagATGagaatggcaagattttaaaccttttggatccagatgcggaaaaacaaacctttggacgaatgttgcaaaactggccaaacctcagggacgaaaatggcattttactctatctTTTATTAGCAAATCTTGCAGTTTTGTGTAACTTGTAAATCAAGAACACACATCTGAACTTCATTTGTGTAAATATTTTCCAGGTTGACATGCTTCTTTCGTTCTGTAAGGAGATGGGGTTTTCTTCTGTTGTGCTTGTCGGTCATGATGATGGAGGCCTTCTTGCTTTGAAGGCTGCACAGAGAGCCAAAGAATCTCCGAGTCTTGATGTAAGTTAAACCTTTTTTGTATATTTCTTGTACATccttaaattttaaaaaaataaataaagattgtGAAGAATACTAATTTAGTTCACATCTGTATACTCATTTTCAGGTTGAAATTAAAGGTGTAGTGTTGCTGACAACAAATTTGTCAAGAGAAGTTGTTCCCGGATTTGCTAGAATACTCATGCGTACCTCTTTAGGAAAGAAGCATATGGTTCGTCCTTTACTTCGCACAGAAATTTCTCAGGTTGTTAACAGGCGTGCATGGTATGATGCTACAAAGCTAACAATGGATGTGCTAAGCCTCTACAAGGTATTGGTGGgattactgagtatgatgatgatgataaacaTATGATTCTGGTACATTAacgtttgtttttttattatttttcacaTCCCTGAAATGTAAGTGATTATATCAGGCACCACTATGTGTAGAAGGTTGGGATGAATCATTGCATGAGATTGGTCGGTTGTCGTCTGAAACAATTCTGACCCAACAAAACGAATCTTTACTGGTAAAAGCGGTGCACGACACACCACTTTTGGTTATAGCTGGAGCTGAAGATGCTCTTGTTCCTCTAAAATCTGTTCAAGCCATGGCATCCAAGTTTGTAAATTCTGTGAGTTTATTCTGGTCCTTCTATCTTCTTACTTTAGTATACGTATATATAGTATACACGCCTATTTAGGTATACTCAGTTAACACACCAGTTGAATTCGGGTCTACTCAAACTATACAACGGATTAAAACGGGGCACACTTATAAGACTTGCTAAATTAAATGGGTCCAAATGGGTTAACACCACCTACGTCCACTGTTTGTCCCCACCACCTATTCGTCGCTAGGATAGGACCACCAATACCACCCCCACTGTTTTAATACTTTTGTAAAACGGACCGTTTTGACCCGGTCCAtgagagtaaagtacacggatggatcatgtggtttatcaaaatttaggatttggtctctagctttccaaaagtacacaaatagtccctatggtttgcactttgtaacgtatttagtccccaacattttccaaaagtacatggatggtccctgtggttttcactttgtaacacatttagtccctaacttggacacgcgaaaacctttagatttgttggctggggactaaatgtgttacaaagtgcaaaccatagggaccacctgtgtacttttggaaagctagggaccaaattcaaaaaattggtaaaccacagggaccatccgtgtactttactctttaaatgattttaaaattacaagtttttaaattttaaataaaacgATTTAGGAGTCTACATCcattaaaattacatttttgggTGACTTTCTTTCTGTTCAACACGACCCATACGACGCTGTTTGAGATCAAAGATAACTTAAATTGACCATTCAGTATTTGACTCAAttatctttttgggatttcaagCACCATACAACCCAACTCAAAAACCTCATTTGACTGGAAATTACATATATACCCTTGCAGAGGCTAGTTGCGATATCTGGTTGTGGCCATTTGCCTCACGAGGAGTGCCCGAAGGCGTTGCTTGCAGCTGTATTACCATTTATTAGCAAACTGTTACTTTCAGTAAATTCTGAAAACAAGTAGGGAGCCAGACTCTGGTTCTAAGTTTATTAGCAAACTGTTAGTTCAGTAGATTCTTTGATGTGTATTCTTCGATGAGCTAGTTTGGAGCCAGACTCTGGTTCTAAGTTTCGGGTGGGCTAAAGAGCTCCCTCGTTCGCGTGTAATTTGTTCAGTTGTCATCGGGTTGTTCAAATTGTTTATAAGCCTGTTCTAAACAGCTGCTGCTGTTCAATCAAATTATTTGTTATATAAGATACACCAATTTGTTATTCTTGGTGTTTTCCACAATTTTTGTGATGTGTTGTAGGTAAACGCCTTTTTTTTTGAAGTAATTGCGTTAAATAACAACATATTTTGATAGTTTACCCATAGTTAAACACTTTGAAAAGTATTTCAAGTAgccaaatattttattttttacaacCCTAAACCCAATTTGATTTACTTGTGAAGCTTATAGGTAGTTGGCATTATCATCTTATAATGTTGTCAAATGAGATTGAAAAAGATAATGGTTACTCAAACATTTGAATATTATATTATTCAACCCCAGCTCAAGCTCGACTCATCATGTTTTTATGAAA
The sequence above is drawn from the Helianthus annuus cultivar XRQ/B chromosome 12, HanXRQr2.0-SUNRISE, whole genome shotgun sequence genome and encodes:
- the LOC110915113 gene encoding uncharacterized protein LOC110915113 produces the protein MAAGRVLLEKLWRIVRTVYVVAVMVTSLLVLSLPVLLAIGDVLVPSVLISRLMCVRCYSFEEHMARYSFRSSLMDVPVVSVIRSLIITCVYMICDGSLLSHGQYLGTVALCSALSVLILSAKVCVFTVNSQLETEPSSSPSRQRLHFKKSWGMPVLFLSSVVFALGHMIIAYRASCRARRKLMLHRIDPESVLSSKNLFTSVYAKVPRSPTPAVRAPKSESEIRRKPVGQVQVRTDGELPVRFLADVDSLFMGCQGVTLHYKISMPSPPSRTLSSTLLERPLLNVISKTQYQRHRSFSNVILKTQYHTSPLHSPLLDGINSGDVLSQEIPVFSLDEGNDENVTMKSVSHSLERVSEVNGQFGIVLVHGFGGGVFSWRHVMGELSRNVKCIVAAFDRPGWGLTSRTKRDEWESNNLPNPYMLDAQVDMLLSFCKEMGFSSVVLVGHDDGGLLALKAAQRAKESPSLDVEIKGVVLLTTNLSREVVPGFARILMRTSLGKKHMVRPLLRTEISQVVNRRAWYDATKLTMDVLSLYKAPLCVEGWDESLHEIGRLSSETILTQQNESLLVKAVHDTPLLVIAGAEDALVPLKSVQAMASKFVNSRLVAISGCGHLPHEECPKALLAAVLPFISKLLLSVNSENK